In a genomic window of Fusobacterium perfoetens ATCC 29250:
- a CDS encoding LytR/AlgR family response regulator transcription factor, translated as MLSYIIVEDEYPAREELKYFINLYKDFYLENEFDNPIDALKFLENNEVDIAFLDINMPGIDGINLGKIIHKLNPNMKIIFITAYREYGVEAFDIKAFDYILKPYSEERIKKTLEELLKVNQKEENKVLKNELINKLAVSEDGKIIILSLEDIYYIEADEKECLVYTKNKIYTTKQKISKLEEVLSNKKFFKSHRAYLVNVDKIRELEAWFSGSYLIKLENISKKIPLSRNRIKAFKEMFILK; from the coding sequence ATGTTAAGTTATATAATAGTAGAAGATGAATACCCAGCAAGAGAAGAATTAAAATATTTTATAAATCTTTATAAAGATTTTTATTTAGAAAATGAATTTGATAATCCTATAGATGCTCTTAAATTTTTAGAAAATAATGAGGTTGATATAGCATTTTTAGATATTAATATGCCTGGAATTGATGGGATAAATTTAGGAAAAATTATTCATAAGTTAAATCCTAATATGAAAATAATATTTATTACTGCTTATAGAGAATATGGAGTAGAAGCTTTTGATATCAAAGCTTTTGATTATATTTTAAAGCCCTATTCAGAAGAAAGAATAAAGAAAACTTTAGAAGAATTATTAAAAGTTAATCAAAAAGAAGAGAATAAGGTTTTAAAAAATGAATTAATAAATAAATTAGCTGTATCAGAAGATGGAAAAATAATTATTTTGTCTTTAGAAGATATCTATTATATAGAAGCTGATGAAAAAGAATGTCTAGTTTATACAAAAAATAAAATTTATACTACTAAACAAAAAATTTCTAAGTTAGAAGAAGTTTTATCAAATAAAAAATTTTTTAAAAGTCATAGAGCTTATTTAGTGAATGTAGATAAAATAAGAGAACTTGAGGCTTGGTTTAGTGGAAGTTATTTAATAAAACTTGAGAATATTTCAAAAAAAATTCCTTTAAGTAGAAATAGGATAAAAGCTTTTAAAGAGATGTTTATTTTAAAATAA
- a CDS encoding S-layer homology domain-containing protein: MKLKLLGSLFIFSIMVYGEVSFKDVPKEHWAYKSINNLVNNQIIDEKEVNFNGNAPLTRYQFAYELSKLFNKLDMEKIDKKEIEVLRGIVTNFSAELNKIGFDYKEFEEKLSQTSEDIDTLKKMVEINNIKIKNLEDRLKILEKKR; the protein is encoded by the coding sequence ATGAAATTAAAATTATTAGGAAGTCTTTTTATTTTTTCAATAATGGTATATGGAGAGGTTTCATTTAAAGATGTTCCCAAAGAACATTGGGCATATAAATCTATTAACAATTTAGTAAATAATCAGATTATAGATGAGAAAGAAGTAAATTTTAATGGAAATGCACCTTTAACAAGATATCAATTTGCTTATGAATTGTCAAAATTATTTAATAAATTAGATATGGAAAAAATAGATAAAAAAGAAATAGAAGTCTTAAGAGGAATTGTAACAAATTTTTCTGCTGAACTTAATAAAATAGGATTTGATTATAAAGAATTTGAAGAAAAATTATCCCAAACAAGTGAAGATATAGATACTTTAAAAAAAATGGTTGAAATTAATAATATAAAAATAAAAAATCTTGAAGATAGATTAAAAATTTTAGAAAAGAAAAGATAA
- a CDS encoding JAB domain-containing protein has product MEKILKFLKCKDVDEVVYKMKSYEINEEIEELKNLIYIIGKEKLKNKDFTRIRTMRELIEFLNINMGIKNNEEFKVFFLDCDNKLLGEKTLFQGTVESLKKHSF; this is encoded by the coding sequence ATGGAAAAGATATTAAAATTTTTAAAATGTAAAGATGTAGATGAAGTAGTTTATAAGATGAAAAGCTACGAAATAAATGAGGAAATAGAAGAACTAAAAAATCTTATATATATCATAGGAAAAGAAAAATTAAAAAATAAAGACTTCACAAGAATAAGAACAATGCGAGAATTAATAGAATTTTTAAATATTAATATGGGAATAAAGAATAATGAAGAATTTAAAGTATTCTTCCTAGATTGTGATAATAAACTTTTAGGAGAGAAAACACTATTTCAAGGAACAGTAGAATCATTGAAAAAACATAGTTTCTAA
- a CDS encoding type II toxin-antitoxin system death-on-curing family toxin: MIKLSIEDIIFLHEKIIDKTGGIRGIRDIGLLETAINSPFISFGREDLYKTLDDKANQLCNSLIRNHPFLDGNKRIGILAMLVFLDLNNKKKEITNEEIVELGLRIAKGNEKE, translated from the coding sequence GTGATTAAGTTGTCAATAGAAGATATTATATTCTTACATGAAAAAATAATAGATAAAACTGGTGGTATAAGAGGAATAAGAGATATAGGACTTTTAGAAACAGCTATTAATTCTCCATTTATAAGTTTTGGTAGAGAAGATTTATATAAAACATTAGATGATAAAGCTAATCAATTATGCAATAGTCTTATAAGAAATCATCCATTTTTAGATGGGAATAAAAGAATAGGAATACTTGCAATGCTTGTATTCCTAGACTTAAATAATAAAAAGAAAGAAATAACAAATGAAGAAATAGTTGAATTAGGTTTAAGAATAGCTAAAGGAAATGAAAAAGAATAA
- a CDS encoding carbon starvation CstA family protein, protein MISFVVSVIALIIGYFIYGKFVEKVFGPDSESLTPAKRLEDGVDYVEMDIKKTFLIQFLNIAGTGPIFGAVAGAMWGPAAFIWIVFGCIFAGAVHDYLIGMMSLRRDGASVAELVGENLGNGAKQLMRVFSVVLLVLVGVVFVTSPAAILNDLTGIDKLILIGIIIIYYLIATVLPIDKVIGKIYPIFGVALLIMAVGIGFGIIIQGYDIPELALRNYHPKGQSVFPYLCISIACGAISGFHATQSPMMARCLGNENQGRKVFYGAMIAEGIVALIWAAAAMSFFGGTEGLGVALSKGGAAVVVNKISGTVLGKVGGALALLGVVACPITSGDTAFRSARLTIADAINYKQGPIINRFVVAIPLFVIGVALCFIDFNILWRYFSWSNQTLATIALWAGAAYLAKKGKFFWMAAIPATFMTVVVTSYILIAPEGFRMSESIGNTVGLIVAAVSIIAFIKKFLPIYKEAVNK, encoded by the coding sequence ATGATAAGTTTTGTAGTTTCTGTAATTGCTTTAATTATAGGTTATTTTATTTATGGTAAGTTTGTTGAAAAAGTTTTTGGTCCAGATTCAGAATCTTTAACACCAGCAAAAAGATTAGAAGATGGTGTTGACTATGTGGAGATGGATATCAAAAAAACTTTCTTAATTCAATTTTTAAATATTGCAGGTACTGGTCCTATATTTGGAGCTGTGGCTGGAGCTATGTGGGGACCAGCAGCATTTATATGGATAGTTTTTGGATGTATTTTTGCTGGAGCTGTTCATGATTATTTAATTGGTATGATGTCCTTAAGAAGAGATGGAGCTAGTGTTGCTGAATTAGTTGGAGAAAACTTAGGTAATGGAGCAAAACAATTAATGAGAGTATTCTCTGTTGTTTTATTAGTTCTTGTTGGAGTTGTTTTTGTAACAAGTCCTGCTGCTATATTAAATGATTTAACAGGAATAGATAAATTAATTCTAATAGGAATTATAATTATTTATTATCTAATCGCTACTGTATTACCAATAGATAAAGTTATCGGTAAAATTTATCCTATATTTGGTGTAGCTTTACTTATAATGGCTGTTGGTATTGGATTTGGTATTATAATTCAAGGATATGATATTCCTGAACTAGCTTTAAGAAATTATCATCCAAAAGGACAATCAGTATTCCCTTATTTATGTATTTCAATAGCTTGTGGAGCAATTTCAGGATTCCATGCTACTCAATCTCCTATGATGGCTAGATGCTTAGGAAATGAAAATCAAGGAAGAAAAGTATTCTATGGAGCTATGATTGCTGAAGGTATTGTGGCCTTAATTTGGGCTGCTGCTGCCATGTCATTCTTTGGTGGAACAGAAGGTTTAGGAGTTGCTTTATCTAAAGGTGGAGCTGCTGTTGTTGTTAATAAAATTTCAGGTACTGTTTTAGGAAAAGTTGGAGGAGCTTTAGCTTTATTAGGAGTTGTTGCTTGTCCTATAACTTCAGGAGATACAGCTTTTAGAAGTGCTAGATTAACAATAGCTGATGCTATAAATTATAAACAAGGTCCAATTATAAATAGATTTGTTGTTGCTATTCCTTTATTTGTAATAGGTGTTGCTCTATGTTTTATTGATTTCAATATTTTATGGAGATATTTTAGTTGGTCTAACCAAACTTTAGCAACAATAGCTTTATGGGCTGGAGCTGCCTATCTTGCTAAAAAAGGTAAATTCTTCTGGATGGCGGCTATACCAGCTACATTTATGACTGTAGTTGTTACTTCTTATATATTAATAGCTCCAGAAGGATTTAGAATGTCTGAATCTATTGGAAACACTGTTGGACTAATAGTAGCTGCTGTTTCTATAATTGCTTTTATCAAAAAATTCTTACCTATTTATAAAGAAGCAGTTAATAAATAA
- a CDS encoding ATP-binding protein, protein MKRFILDDLIKWKNSKYRKPLILKGVRQVGKTWILKEFGKLYYDNVAYFNFDENIEYRQFFETTKDINRILQNLMLISNQKIEPNNTLIIFDEVQDCPEVINSLKYFYENAPEYHIACAGSLLGITLAKPSSFPVGKVDFLNIYPMTFSEFLLANGDENLKLFLDSIEDIEKIPDAFYNPLYEKLKMYYITGGMPEPVYMWTKERDTDLMIKSLNNIIEAYERDFAKHPNVKEFPKISMIWKSIPSQLSRENKKFIYKVVKEGARAREYEDALQWLVNANLVSKVYRSSAPRIPLSAYDDLSAFKIYLVDVGLLNRLSLLSPTAFGEGNRLFTEFKGALTENYILQS, encoded by the coding sequence ATGAAAAGATTTATATTAGATGATTTGATAAAATGGAAAAATTCAAAATATAGAAAGCCTCTTATTTTAAAAGGGGTTAGACAAGTAGGAAAAACTTGGATTTTAAAAGAATTTGGAAAGTTATATTATGATAATGTAGCTTACTTTAACTTTGATGAAAATATTGAATATCGTCAATTTTTTGAAACTACTAAAGATATAAATAGAATATTACAAAATCTTATGCTTATAAGTAATCAAAAAATAGAACCTAATAATACTTTAATAATATTTGATGAAGTACAAGATTGTCCAGAAGTTATAAATTCTCTTAAATACTTTTATGAAAATGCTCCAGAGTATCATATAGCTTGTGCTGGTTCTCTTTTAGGAATAACATTAGCTAAACCTTCGTCTTTTCCAGTTGGAAAAGTTGATTTCTTAAATATTTATCCTATGACATTTAGTGAATTTTTATTAGCAAATGGAGATGAAAATCTTAAACTTTTTTTAGATAGTATTGAGGATATTGAAAAAATACCTGACGCTTTCTATAATCCTTTATATGAAAAATTAAAAATGTATTATATAACTGGTGGTATGCCTGAACCAGTATATATGTGGACTAAAGAAAGAGATACTGATTTAATGATAAAAAGTTTAAATAATATTATAGAAGCTTATGAGAGAGATTTTGCAAAACATCCTAATGTAAAAGAATTTCCTAAAATTTCTATGATTTGGAAATCAATTCCATCTCAACTTAGTAGAGAAAATAAGAAGTTTATATATAAAGTTGTCAAAGAAGGAGCAAGGGCTAGAGAATATGAAGACGCTCTTCAATGGTTAGTAAATGCTAACTTAGTTTCTAAAGTATATAGAAGTTCAGCTCCTAGAATACCTTTATCAGCTTATGATGATTTATCTGCTTTTAAAATATATTTAGTAGATGTTGGTTTATTAAATAGGCTTTCTTTACTTTCTCCAACTGCTTTTGGAGAGGGAAATAGACTTTTTACAGAATTTAAAGGAGCTTTAACAGAAAACTATATACTTCAAAGTTT
- a CDS encoding LytS/YhcK type 5TM receptor domain-containing protein, translating into MFNLVSALLNNLGHIIIIAFFFTRMKNSRNILIKEEYNVKDIILLSLFFGGLAIIGTYSGIDYKGSIANTRNIGVITGGLLVSPYVGILSGIISGLHRYFLLSGQFTAVPCTISTILGGFFVAYLSKYTNEKNKYLFGFLAGFLIENLSMILIILMGEDRNLAIEIVYNIYIPMILANALGVPIVILIIESIIEEKEIIAGKQAKLSLKIAEKTLPYFSNGGSLDEVCKIIMESLEAKAVVLTNEKFIIGKYSYSDEYRLNHIEIKSEATKEVIKTGKIFITNNKLDKTTFECVDGNIKSYIIVPLYKEKHVSGTLKIYFDKLSEITESKKILIIGLAQLISTQLELTKIENFKAMAREANIKMLQTQINPHFLFNALNTITSFIRINPEKAREIIIDLSTILRFNLENFNKLVTVERELEQIKAYVNIEQARFNNKIKVNYKIQDGVGDFQIPSLIIQPLVENSIKHGILPKREGGIVDIIINKRNETHLLIEIKDNGVGISQDVINSLENEEEKSIGLRNVHRRLKLLYGRGLNIRRLEEGTSIIFEI; encoded by the coding sequence ATGTTTAATTTAGTTAGTGCTCTTTTAAATAATTTAGGTCATATAATAATTATAGCTTTTTTCTTTACTAGGATGAAAAATTCAAGAAATATTTTAATAAAAGAAGAATATAATGTGAAAGATATTATACTACTTTCATTATTTTTTGGAGGATTAGCTATTATAGGAACTTATTCAGGAATAGACTACAAAGGTTCAATAGCTAATACTAGAAATATAGGAGTTATAACAGGAGGACTTTTAGTTTCTCCTTATGTGGGAATTTTATCAGGAATAATTTCAGGTTTACATAGATATTTCTTATTATCAGGACAATTTACAGCTGTTCCTTGTACAATATCTACAATTTTAGGTGGATTTTTTGTAGCTTATCTTTCAAAATATACAAATGAAAAAAATAAATATTTATTTGGTTTTTTAGCTGGTTTTTTAATAGAAAATTTAAGTATGATTTTAATAATTTTAATGGGAGAGGATAGAAATCTTGCCATAGAAATAGTTTATAATATATATATACCAATGATACTAGCCAATGCTTTGGGAGTTCCAATAGTTATATTAATTATAGAAAGTATAATAGAAGAAAAAGAAATTATAGCTGGAAAACAAGCGAAATTATCACTTAAAATAGCTGAAAAAACTTTACCATATTTTTCAAATGGAGGGTCATTAGATGAAGTTTGTAAAATTATAATGGAGTCTTTAGAAGCTAAAGCAGTAGTTTTAACTAATGAAAAGTTTATTATAGGTAAATATTCTTATAGTGATGAATATAGATTAAATCATATTGAAATAAAAAGTGAGGCTACAAAAGAGGTTATTAAAACAGGAAAAATTTTTATTACCAATAATAAATTAGATAAAACTACCTTTGAATGTGTTGATGGAAATATAAAATCATATATTATAGTTCCATTATATAAAGAAAAACATGTATCAGGTACCTTAAAAATATATTTTGATAAATTGAGTGAAATAACTGAAAGTAAAAAAATTCTTATTATAGGATTAGCTCAATTAATTTCTACTCAATTAGAACTTACAAAAATTGAAAATTTTAAAGCTATGGCAAGAGAAGCAAATATAAAAATGTTACAAACTCAAATAAATCCTCATTTTTTGTTTAATGCTTTAAATACTATAACTTCTTTTATTAGAATAAACCCTGAAAAAGCAAGAGAAATTATAATAGATTTATCTACTATATTAAGATTTAATCTTGAAAATTTTAATAAATTAGTGACTGTGGAAAGAGAATTAGAACAGATAAAAGCTTATGTTAATATAGAACAAGCTAGATTTAATAATAAAATAAAAGTAAATTATAAAATTCAAGATGGTGTAGGAGATTTTCAAATTCCAAGTCTCATTATTCAACCTTTAGTAGAAAATAGTATAAAACATGGAATATTACCAAAAAGAGAAGGAGGAATAGTAGATATTATTATTAATAAAAGAAATGAAACACATCTATTAATAGAGATAAAAGATAATGGTGTAGGAATATCTCAAGATGTAATAAATTCTTTAGAAAATGAAGAAGAAAAAAGTATAGGATTAAGAAATGTCCATAGAAGATTAAAACTTCTTTATGGAAGAGGACTTAATATAAGAAGATTAGAGGAAGGAACATCTATAATTTTTGAGATATAA
- a CDS encoding aminopeptidase, translating to MLYKKTNGWKNISSEKMEEIFAMGEEYKKVLDLGKTEREFVELATSFAKECGFVDARLKTYLVPGDKIYYLNRHKNIVLAVIGKEDILKGINYIVSHIDSPRLDLKQNPLYEEFELAYMKTHYYGGIKKYQWASIPLALHGVVVLSNGEKVKVSIGEHEGDPVFTVPDILPHLDRKVQGDRTAREVIKGEELQIIVGSIPTTIEDKEIKDLVKYNILEKLNKIYGMTEEDFISAELELVPSQKAKDVGLDRSMIGAYGQDDRICAYTSLRAILDIHEVPERTIVCFLADKEETGSDGATGLQSEFIDYFTSDMIYKVKGNYSDLYLKEVFWNSKALSSDVNAGIDPIFKSVHDSQNAPQLGYGVVIVKYTGSGGKYSTNDADAEYVGEIRKMLNDNNILWQTGMLGKVDEGGGGTVAKYLSKKGINTIDIGPALLAMHSPFEISSKLDVFETYRAYKAFYKGQKQEEKKYIPKSNKIYL from the coding sequence ATGTTATACAAAAAAACTAATGGTTGGAAAAATATTTCTTCTGAAAAAATGGAAGAGATATTTGCCATGGGAGAGGAATACAAAAAAGTTTTAGACCTTGGAAAAACAGAAAGAGAGTTTGTTGAATTAGCTACTAGTTTTGCAAAAGAATGTGGGTTTGTAGATGCTAGATTAAAGACTTATCTTGTTCCTGGAGATAAAATTTACTACCTTAATAGACATAAAAATATAGTTCTTGCTGTAATTGGTAAAGAAGATATTTTAAAAGGAATAAATTATATAGTTTCTCATATAGATTCTCCTAGACTTGATTTAAAACAAAATCCATTATATGAAGAGTTTGAACTAGCTTATATGAAAACACATTATTATGGTGGAATAAAAAAATATCAATGGGCTTCAATCCCATTAGCTCTTCATGGAGTAGTAGTTCTTTCTAATGGAGAAAAAGTAAAAGTTTCTATAGGAGAACATGAGGGAGACCCTGTATTTACAGTTCCAGATATTTTACCTCATCTAGATAGAAAAGTTCAAGGAGATAGAACTGCTAGAGAAGTTATAAAAGGAGAAGAATTACAAATAATTGTAGGTTCAATTCCAACAACTATAGAGGACAAAGAAATAAAAGATTTAGTAAAATATAATATTTTAGAAAAACTTAATAAAATATATGGAATGACAGAAGAAGATTTTATTTCAGCTGAATTGGAATTAGTTCCAAGTCAAAAAGCTAAAGATGTAGGATTAGACAGGTCTATGATTGGAGCTTATGGTCAAGATGATAGAATTTGTGCTTATACATCTTTAAGAGCTATTCTTGATATTCATGAAGTACCAGAGAGAACAATAGTATGTTTCTTAGCTGATAAAGAAGAAACAGGTTCTGATGGTGCAACAGGTCTTCAAAGTGAATTTATAGATTATTTCACAAGTGATATGATTTATAAAGTAAAAGGAAATTATTCAGATTTATATTTAAAAGAAGTTTTTTGGAATTCCAAAGCACTATCTTCAGATGTTAATGCTGGAATAGATCCAATATTTAAAAGTGTTCACGACTCTCAAAATGCTCCACAACTTGGATATGGAGTTGTTATAGTAAAATATACAGGTTCTGGTGGAAAATATAGTACTAATGATGCTGATGCTGAATATGTTGGAGAAATTAGAAAAATGTTAAATGATAACAATATATTATGGCAAACAGGAATGTTAGGAAAAGTTGATGAAGGTGGAGGAGGAACAGTTGCTAAATATCTATCAAAAAAAGGAATTAATACAATAGATATTGGTCCAGCTTTACTTGCTATGCATTCACCATTTGAGATTTCTTCTAAATTGGATGTATTTGAAACTTATAGAGCTTATAAAGCTTTTTATAAAGGACAAAAACAAGAAGAGAAAAAATATATTCCAAAAAGTAATAAAATATATTTATAA
- a CDS encoding tyrosine-type recombinase/integrase has protein sequence MKNRYNKNNKYLILNFKGQKMKYDNYYREKFLPIMEQLNMKHRPHDCRHTFATLLSNANANATAIKKMIGHESYITTEKIYTHKDIEELRKNVELIK, from the coding sequence ATTAAAAATAGATACAATAAAAATAATAAATATCTAATTCTTAACTTCAAAGGTCAAAAAATGAAGTATGATAATTACTATAGAGAAAAGTTTCTTCCTATCATGGAACAATTAAACATGAAACATAGACCACACGATTGTCGTCATACTTTTGCTACACTTCTTAGTAATGCCAATGCTAATGCTACTGCTATTAAGAAAATGATAGGACATGAAAGCTATATTACTACTGAAAAAATATATACTCATAAGGATATAGAAGAACTTAGAAAAAATGTTGAACTAATAAAATAA
- a CDS encoding glucose-6-phosphate isomerase, with product MNKLKLDLSKVSSFVSEEEILGMETEVNEAEKVLMEGTGKGNDFLGWITLPTDYDKDEFERIKKAAEKIKNNSEVLVVIGIGGSYLGARATIDFLSHTFYNKVTKGHPEIYFAGNSISGTYLAHLIEAIGDRDFSVNVISKSGTTTEPAIAFRIFKEMLEKKYGIEGARERIFATTDSAKGALKKLATEEGYETFTIPDNVGGRFSVLTPVGLLPIAAAGINIDDLMAGAREAQNDYTAPYKENDCYKYAATRNLLLRKGKSIELLINYEPKLHYVAEWWKQLYGESEGKDGKGLFPASVDLSTDLHSMGQYIQDGQRTLFETLIDIEEKETDVVIPFDKDDLDGLNYIAGKGMNFVNEKAMLGTQLAHVDGGVPNIRVCMPKVDAFSLGYLFYFFEKACGISGYLLEVNPFDQPGVEAYKKNMFALLGKKGYEKEAEALNKRLAK from the coding sequence ATGAATAAACTAAAATTGGATTTATCAAAAGTTTCAAGTTTTGTATCTGAAGAAGAAATTTTAGGAATGGAAACTGAAGTTAATGAAGCTGAAAAAGTTCTTATGGAAGGAACAGGAAAAGGAAATGACTTTTTAGGTTGGATAACTCTTCCTACAGATTATGATAAGGACGAATTTGAAAGAATAAAAAAAGCTGCTGAAAAGATTAAAAATAATTCAGAAGTTTTAGTTGTTATAGGAATTGGAGGTTCATATTTAGGAGCAAGAGCAACTATAGATTTTCTATCTCATACATTCTATAATAAAGTAACTAAAGGACATCCAGAAATATATTTTGCTGGAAATAGCATCTCTGGAACTTATTTAGCTCATTTAATAGAAGCTATTGGAGATAGAGATTTTTCAGTAAATGTAATTTCTAAATCAGGAACAACAACAGAACCAGCTATTGCTTTTAGAATTTTTAAAGAAATGTTAGAGAAAAAATATGGAATAGAGGGAGCTAGAGAAAGAATATTTGCTACAACAGATTCAGCAAAAGGAGCTCTAAAAAAATTAGCTACAGAAGAGGGATATGAAACATTCACAATTCCAGACAATGTTGGAGGAAGATTTTCTGTTTTAACTCCAGTTGGATTACTACCAATAGCAGCAGCTGGAATTAATATAGATGATTTAATGGCTGGAGCAAGAGAAGCTCAAAATGATTATACAGCTCCTTATAAAGAAAATGATTGTTATAAATATGCAGCAACTAGAAATTTATTATTAAGAAAAGGAAAATCAATAGAACTTTTAATAAATTATGAACCTAAATTACATTATGTTGCTGAATGGTGGAAACAATTATATGGAGAATCAGAAGGAAAAGATGGAAAAGGATTATTCCCAGCATCAGTAGATTTAAGTACTGATTTACATTCTATGGGACAATATATTCAAGATGGCCAAAGAACATTATTCGAAACTCTTATTGATATAGAAGAAAAAGAAACAGATGTAGTAATTCCATTTGATAAAGATGATTTAGATGGACTTAACTATATAGCAGGAAAAGGAATGAACTTTGTTAATGAAAAAGCTATGTTAGGAACTCAATTAGCTCATGTTGATGGTGGAGTACCTAATATAAGAGTATGTATGCCTAAAGTAGATGCTTTCAGTTTAGGATATTTATTCTATTTCTTTGAAAAAGCTTGTGGAATTAGTGGATATTTATTAGAAGTAAATCCATTTGACCAACCAGGTGTAGAAGCTTATAAGAAAAATATGTTTGCATTATTAGGTAAAAAAGGATATGAAAAAGAAGCTGAAGCTTTAAATAAAAGATTAGCTAAATAA
- the rplM gene encoding 50S ribosomal protein L13 has translation MKKYTVMQRKEDVVRDWYHYDAEGVVLGRLAVEIAKKLMGKEKVSFTPHVDGGDYVVVTNIDKIVVTGKKMTDKLYYRHSGFPGGISKRTFAEVMTKKPEDALMLAVKRMLPKNKLGREQLTRLRLFVGAEHDHVAQKPTKVEM, from the coding sequence GTGAAAAAATACACTGTAATGCAAAGAAAAGAAGATGTTGTTAGAGATTGGTATCACTACGACGCTGAAGGAGTAGTTTTAGGAAGATTAGCAGTAGAAATCGCTAAAAAATTAATGGGAAAAGAAAAAGTTTCTTTCACACCTCATGTTGATGGAGGAGATTATGTAGTAGTTACTAATATAGATAAAATAGTAGTTACTGGAAAGAAAATGACAGATAAACTATATTATAGACACTCTGGATTCCCAGGAGGAATTAGCAAAAGAACTTTTGCTGAAGTTATGACTAAAAAACCAGAAGACGCTTTAATGCTAGCTGTAAAAAGAATGCTTCCAAAAAATAAATTAGGAAGAGAACAATTAACAAGATTAAGATTATTTGTTGGTGCTGAGCACGATCATGTTGCACAAAAACCTACAAAGGTAGAAATGTAA
- the rpsI gene encoding 30S ribosomal protein S9, translated as MNQFRGTGRRKTSVARVRLIPGEKGIVINGKEMKEYFGGREILSKIVEQPLVLTETLDKYQVIVNVYGGGNSGQAGAIRHGVARALLLADETLRGALKEAGFLTRDSRMVERKKFGRRKARRSPQFSKR; from the coding sequence ATGAATCAATTTAGAGGAACTGGAAGAAGAAAAACTTCTGTAGCAAGAGTAAGATTAATTCCTGGAGAAAAAGGAATTGTTATAAACGGTAAAGAAATGAAAGAATACTTCGGAGGAAGAGAAATTCTTTCTAAAATAGTTGAGCAACCATTAGTTTTAACTGAAACTTTAGATAAATATCAAGTTATAGTTAATGTTTATGGAGGAGGAAACTCTGGACAAGCTGGAGCAATTAGACACGGAGTTGCAAGAGCTTTATTATTAGCTGATGAAACTTTAAGAGGAGCTTTAAAAGAAGCTGGATTCTTAACTAGAGACTCAAGAATGGTTGAAAGAAAGAAATTCGGAAGAAGAAAAGCAAGAAGAAGTCCTCAATTCTCAAAAAGATAA